Proteins from one Flavobacterium branchiarum genomic window:
- the can gene encoding carbonate dehydratase, which produces MKEFYKQILDNNKKWVEKSLAIDPNYFADLAKGQTPPLLWIGCSDSRVPANEIIGAKPGEVFVHRNIANMVVHSDMNMLSVLDYAVNVLKVKHVIVCGHYGCGGVKTAMGNQSVGIIDNWIRHIKDEYRLHDKYLNSIEDETERFNAFVEVNAKEQVYNLAKTSIVQGAWKNGQDLMLHGWVYGLNSGFVTDLNVTISSNDELDEVYQLKL; this is translated from the coding sequence ATGAAAGAGTTTTATAAACAAATATTAGACAATAATAAAAAGTGGGTTGAGAAATCATTAGCAATAGATCCTAATTATTTTGCAGATTTAGCAAAAGGACAAACACCACCTTTATTGTGGATTGGTTGTTCTGATAGCCGTGTTCCTGCAAACGAAATTATTGGAGCAAAACCAGGTGAGGTTTTTGTACATAGAAATATTGCAAACATGGTTGTTCACTCTGATATGAACATGTTAAGTGTTTTAGATTATGCTGTAAATGTTTTAAAAGTTAAGCACGTTATTGTTTGTGGACATTACGGTTGTGGTGGTGTAAAAACTGCTATGGGTAATCAATCAGTTGGGATTATAGATAACTGGATCCGTCACATTAAAGACGAATATCGTTTACATGATAAGTACTTAAATTCTATCGAAGATGAAACGGAGCGTTTTAATGCTTTTGTAGAAGTAAATGCTAAAGAACAAGTTTACAACCTAGCAAAAACTTCAATTGTACAAGGGGCTTGGAAAAATGGTCAAGATTTAATGTTACATGGTTGGGTTTATGGTTTAAATTCAGGATTTGTAACCGATTTAAAT